TAGATTGCCTTTTCCTTTAAGTACTTCTATGATTAAGAATACTTTTGATCTTATCACTCACTAGGGCTAAATATTTCCTTACGGAGCTACTTGGGTTTTCAACAAAGTAATTGTAGAAGGGGATTGCAAGCCTTTGATAGACTGTCTTGCTTCAGGGAATGTGCCGTCCCATATTCAGAATGTGGTCCACGACCATTTACAGATGAGCAAAGGATTGCAAGCAATCGTTTTTACCTGGGTGAGAAGAACACAAAATACTGCTGCTCGATCATGCCTTAGCCCAAAGAGGGGTTCGAGATGGCTACTTTTATGGATAAACCAGTTTGTCAAATTTTGTTTGTTACGAACGACTTGCCTCGTTAGCTTTGTAAGCCttcgataaaataaaataaaaaatgcagTGAGTAAATTAACGAAGCAGTTAATAGCTATGAATGCGACTACTACCCGAAGATAACGACCAGACAGCCAATGCCAAAGCATAGCTTCTATTGAAATATTCTTCATTCTTCAGATATTATGGCATAAATATTCTAAGATCCGTAATTATTTTTTGCTTAATGTATGCAAATCAGCCATAATCATACAATTGGTCAAGAATGCAACTGCATCATTTTCTCTCCATTCtttaaaactaaataagaaAAAACTATATGGGCATAACTAAAACAAAGTTAACCGTGTAATTAAGCTTAATTAGGAATTGATTCAGCTCGGAAGCCAGGCGATTATCCCTACAATtaaaacaacccacattgccgCCAAAAGAAAAAGCAACATTAACGTAAAATATAAAAGGCATATTCGCATCTCCTTGTGCAAATCAACTGAGAATATCCATTATATTCTCTGCATAATTTCTTGTTCTTCTCTCACACCCTAGTAATCAACGTTCCTTATGTATAACTTTTGATTTATCTTTGCTTTCAAGCTCCCATTATAAAACTAGGAAATTAATGAAGCCGGCAGCCAAAGAGGTAAAATTAAGCAAAAAATAATGGCCTCAAATCTTGCAGTGCTCGATGCACTAGACAGAGCCCGCACCCAGTGGTACCATATCACTGCCATTATTATTGCTGGAATGGGCTTTTTCACTGATGCATACGATCTCTTCTGCATCTCCTCCGTCTCCAAACTATTAGGCCGCCTTTACTACTTCGACCCGACCACGGGAAAGCCCGGCAAGCTCCCTACAAGCGTTAACAATATGGTGCTTGGTGTGGCCCTTGTTGGGACCTTAAGTGGGCAGCTAGTTTTTGGGTGGCTTGGAGACAAGCTAGGTCGGAAAAAGGTATATGGGATCACCCTAATTCTCATGGTCGCTTGTGCCATTTTTTCCGGTTTGTCCTTTGGATCCACTGCGAAATCTGTGATAGGTTGTCTTTGTTTCTTCAGATTTTGGCTAGGATTTGGCATAGGTGGTGATTACCCTCTCTCTGCAACCATCATGTGCGAGTATGCGAATAAGAGAACTCGTGGGGCTTTTATAGCAGCGGTTTTTGCCATGCAAGGTGTTGGGATTATTTTTGCTGGTCTGGTTTCAATGATTGTTTCTAAAATCTTCTTGAGTAGGTTTCCTGCTCCGCCATTCCATGCAGCGCCAATCCTCTCTACGCAGCCCCAAGCAGATTTTATTTGGCGAATCGTGCTAATGGTCGGTGCATTTCCTGCGGCTTTAACATACTACTGGCGAATGAAGATGCCTGAAACTGGTCGTTACACGGCTCTTGTCCAAGGGAATGCCAAACAAGCTGCTATGGACATGGGACGAGTTCTTGAAATTGAAATCGAAGAAGAACAGGGCAAGGTAACGCAGTTTAAGGCTGCCAATGATTACCCGTTTCTCTCTAATGAGTTCTACAAGCGTCATGGAGTTCATTTGATCGGCACAATGAGCACATGGTTCCTGCTTGACATAGCTTTTTACAGCCAAAGCTTAACTCAAAAAGATGTATACCCAGCGATGGGATTAATAAAAAAGGATGATGAAGTTAATGCTATAGAGGAAGTCTATGAAACATCTCGTGCGATGTTCATCGTTGCATTGTTTGGCAACTTTCCAGGGTACTGGTTCACAGTGGCTTTCATTGAAAAGCTCGGCCGGTTCACTATCCAGTTACTTGGATTCTTCGTGATGTCGGTGTTCATGTTAGTTTTGGGCATCCAATACGAAAACCTTAAAGATCAAAAGGGGGTATTTGCACTTCTATATGGGCTAACGTTCTTCTTTGCAAACTTTGGCCCCAATACCACCACTTTCGTTTTTCCGGCTGAATTATTTCCGACGAGAGTGAGGTCCACGTGTCACGCATTTAGTGCCGCAGCAGGGAAAGCTGGAGCCATGATTGGGACATTTGTAGTTCAATCGTATACTTCGGATGAAAATGTATCGAAAATAAAGCAtgctttgatggttttggccttcACCAACATGCTAGGATTTTGCGCCACATTCTTACTTCCTGAAACCAAAGGACGGTCATTGGAGGATATTTCTGGTGAGGATGGCGGCCAAAATCAGAGATATAAGGCCGCTAAACCTTCCGTGTGAAATTTCAGGGTAGCTATAATTGGTTACACATAGAAACATGTGACAAGTTCAAATAAACGAGTACATGCATTTCATATAAATGAGATTGCCGAActtgtgattttgaaatttaaacatAATTATGCCACAAATtggttttggaaaaaaaaaacttttttttgttattttatttcaatataatttctcattaattttttttttctaaatgagAATTCAATCTTACCATTTAGTTCAAatcttatattattaataatgaaagtttattgtttcaataaaatttaatatttttattcatattaaagATGGGTAtagtttgaaaatttaatattttaatggacaaaaatttgaaaattaaaattaacattaTTGTGAATGAACTTACTTAGTGTAatatgatgaccgctggatttctccactcCGGATTGGGGTCAGGCCCATATCGTGAACCCATCATTTGGGGGTCCAAGGCCTCTCCTGTGAGACTGGTCCAGCCCATCCCCTCCAGATCAGACTCCAATCAATTTCCTCAATTAGGCCGGCCTAATCTCTTGGGCCGATGAACAGATCCTTCTTGGACTCAGCCCATAACTTATCTTCCGGTCCAGTCCGGAATCAGGAGGGAAACCCATTGTCCGTCATGTGGGTCCATACGCATGCGCGTtcggggagaatcaggggcgTTATGCATAGGGCTGtgcggtcggttcggttccgaaccgaaccgaaccgataaaaccgaaaaccgatttgttaaaatttataaaaccgaaaaaactgaTTATGAAGgtataaccgaaccgaatcgaaccgataaaaatcggttcggttcggttcggttcggttcaaaccaAAATctgtatttttctttattttttatttctaatttcaacaaaataatttaataaatattatattaaaaaccaTGGCCACCCAGAAGTAGAAACTCGCAACCCACAGATGAGAGAAACTCGCAACACTCGCAACCCAGATGCAGATGAGAGAAACTTTTCTCTCGCAACCCAGATGCAGATGAGAGAAACTCGCAAGCAACCCAGATGCAGATGAGAAACTCGCAACCCAGATGCAGATGAGAGAAACTCGCAACCCAGATGAGAGAAATGAAGTATATGcggaaaattatataaatttggaCATATATTACCTCTTCTTCATCCTCGTCATCGTCTCCGCCTTCACCATCGTCATCGTCGTCTCCGCCTTCACCATCGTCATCTTCATCGTCATCCTCGTTGTCGTCGTCCTCGTCGTCATCCGCCGACTGAACCGGTGGCCCTCTGGAGGATTGTAAGACCTGAACCTCGTCGTCTTCGTCGTCCTCGCCCCCCTCATCATCGTCTTCGTAGTCTTCGTCGTCCTCATCTTCGTCACCGTCGTCGTCCTCGTCGCCATCTTTCCGATTCGACTATGAGAGTGTGGAGAGCCCAGGGAAGGTGGGGGGAATCGGGAGATTGGAGAATGTGGAAAATGGGATGGAGGGGTTCGGCGAAAGGTATGGAGGGGGTTGGGGTGCTGGCCTgctgggttgggttgggttgggttcggttcggttcggtttttcggtttgatcaggtatttaacatatttaaaccgaaccgaaccgaaaaccgaataattttaaatttactaaccgaaccaaaccgatcttTCCGACTAACCGAACCGATAAACCGaatttaatcggttcggttcggtttttcggtttagaCCGAGAATTGCTCAACCCTAGTTATGCATgggacagagatctgattccctcgtacgtccgtatcaacgtggcagggacaagtgatccaatgatacacgttctgttacacgtcactagcagtcaaaagaaaacatataaaagaaaTACTCTCCTTTAGATCTAAGTTTTTCCAGTCTTAcggaacccattgtaaaaccatattttctggatctcatattatcacaataaaaaaaatttaagtttaaaaataagaaaaattaactATATATAGACTGTCAGTtgaaaaaaacatataaaaatatttatcaatctAAAATTATAGATCTTTGTATTTTAAGTCCGCCGAATGTGAGTAAGAATTCTTACCTTAATAAACATGTAAGAGGCGTATAAATTAAAGAATCATCTACGAACTGATAAAAATGAATtagaaaagaaattgaaaagagaaaaataactaATACGCAAGTATACTTATTtacttttcaaatatttttggaaaaatgtatggtattaaattatataacttttaggtaattatataaatattttagcgTGACTTCACGATGAAAGTTCACATTATAACGAATATTAGAAAATGAGATACTAATTTTgatgttataaaaattaataaataaaaatattaatataattcaaaatagAGTTGAATTGCGGTTAGTTAATTTGTAAAATAGAATTTGTGATATGGTTGATCTATATTAAATAATCACTccgatatttaaattaataaattaatataataaattattttaattttaaaataaatatattaaaaagcaTACCTTAATTTATGTGTTTAtcgtttttatattataaaaaaataaaattgattatcAATCTCTTGAAAATTTCAATGGATATCGGCTAATGGATAGAGAATCTGTTTATAGATATAACGGAGATATGCTAAATTATATTCGCTGACGCTTGATTTacacataaaataataaattttaataaaaaatttaagcgCTATAATATCAACGTCTTCTTAAATAAAATTGTGTATCAGCTTATTAAACCCTTgctcatatttaaaaataacacTTGTtgatgtttaaaattttttaaatttaaattttattatttattaactattaaatttatattttttaaatttaaattttatttttataattttaaataattcatgAAACCACCCATTAAACCatcaaacataaaaaaattaaaatttatttctttaaatttagACATTTTAAATATAACTTCAATCACATAAATAAACTAGCAAtcaaataagataaaataaaaattataacaaaaaagttatgattaatttcttaataataaaaataatgtattaaattaaattaaataataaacgactaatttaaaaaaaaaattaaatttagagtttaaatatttaagttaataaataattttttattaaaaaataataaaaaatagaaaaattaaataatataatatatatagttaaaattatataaattaaataatataaatattaaaaactgctaaagatttatttaatataataactaaagaatttaattttataaaatattttaattttaataattttaaaataaagaataattaataaatttttaaatatataataattttttatattttatacaatTCTACCTAAATACTcacaaaaaatttttaaaaattttaaggagCCATTGGCCCGGTGTCCACCTCCTGGCTCCGCCAGTGTTGGAGAttcaagctttttttttttgctgatATCTATAGAGGGTCTGTTGTGGGCCTGTGGCTGTATGTTTATTCATGA
This Manihot esculenta cultivar AM560-2 chromosome 6, M.esculenta_v8, whole genome shotgun sequence DNA region includes the following protein-coding sequences:
- the LOC110618107 gene encoding low affinity inorganic phosphate transporter 4 translates to MASNLAVLDALDRARTQWYHITAIIIAGMGFFTDAYDLFCISSVSKLLGRLYYFDPTTGKPGKLPTSVNNMVLGVALVGTLSGQLVFGWLGDKLGRKKVYGITLILMVACAIFSGLSFGSTAKSVIGCLCFFRFWLGFGIGGDYPLSATIMCEYANKRTRGAFIAAVFAMQGVGIIFAGLVSMIVSKIFLSRFPAPPFHAAPILSTQPQADFIWRIVLMVGAFPAALTYYWRMKMPETGRYTALVQGNAKQAAMDMGRVLEIEIEEEQGKVTQFKAANDYPFLSNEFYKRHGVHLIGTMSTWFLLDIAFYSQSLTQKDVYPAMGLIKKDDEVNAIEEVYETSRAMFIVALFGNFPGYWFTVAFIEKLGRFTIQLLGFFVMSVFMLVLGIQYENLKDQKGVFALLYGLTFFFANFGPNTTTFVFPAELFPTRVRSTCHAFSAAAGKAGAMIGTFVVQSYTSDENVSKIKHALMVLAFTNMLGFCATFLLPETKGRSLEDISGEDGGQNQRYKAAKPSV